From one Halothece sp. PCC 7418 genomic stretch:
- a CDS encoding DUF4912 domain-containing protein, with product MAKARPPLEEMTLRQLRKVASEYNISRYSRMRKAQLLEAIKTIEKQTKQSPSPVHASETQEVMEAAKFELGTSDNMMSSDDLTSVDEGLPELPGGYGKSRIVMMPRDPEWSYVYWDVPNEHKEELRRQGGQQLVLRLYDVTNLDLDAQSPYSVQEYPIDELAREWYVPIPTSDRDYFCEIGYRCPDGAWLMLARSASVHTPPVYPSDWIEDHFIEVDWEEHLEAIPEQELALPESNGSNSRRQRLEDRNWQIYEEIFEMSDPLEGERLAGSFYSSMPPRSTTSSFVFPSGAGLWAVPHRTDQETLTTAEAEMTPQVALVGEAELMVSGKTEPNSTVVVGEKQVQANAEGQFQFQVSFTNGVAEYPVVAYSSQGKPIFSMEMKFTQQSNTADVPVIGKTVMQWS from the coding sequence ATGGCAAAAGCACGTCCTCCCCTAGAAGAAATGACATTGCGCCAACTGCGAAAAGTAGCGAGTGAGTACAATATCTCTCGTTACAGTCGAATGCGTAAAGCGCAGTTACTCGAAGCAATTAAGACGATTGAAAAGCAAACGAAACAATCTCCTTCACCCGTCCACGCATCAGAAACGCAAGAGGTGATGGAGGCAGCAAAATTTGAATTGGGAACTAGCGATAATATGATGAGCAGTGACGATTTAACCTCAGTGGATGAAGGGCTTCCTGAGTTGCCAGGGGGTTACGGCAAAAGTAGGATTGTTATGATGCCTCGGGATCCAGAATGGAGTTATGTCTATTGGGATGTTCCGAATGAGCATAAAGAAGAATTACGCCGTCAGGGAGGTCAACAATTAGTATTGCGTCTCTATGATGTGACTAACCTAGATTTGGATGCACAATCTCCCTACAGTGTCCAAGAGTATCCAATCGATGAACTGGCCAGAGAATGGTATGTTCCCATTCCCACTAGCGATCGCGATTATTTCTGTGAAATTGGCTATCGCTGTCCAGACGGAGCATGGTTGATGTTAGCGCGATCGGCATCTGTTCACACGCCTCCTGTTTATCCCTCGGATTGGATTGAAGACCACTTTATCGAAGTGGATTGGGAAGAACATCTTGAAGCGATTCCAGAACAAGAGTTAGCCTTACCCGAGTCCAACGGTTCAAACTCAAGAAGACAACGCTTAGAAGACCGCAACTGGCAAATTTACGAAGAAATCTTTGAAATGTCTGACCCTTTAGAGGGGGAAAGACTGGCGGGATCATTTTACAGTTCCATGCCACCACGATCCACCACTAGTTCTTTTGTTTTTCCTTCGGGGGCAGGGTTGTGGGCTGTCCCTCATCGAACCGATCAGGAGACTCTAACCACTGCTGAAGCAGAAATGACTCCACAGGTGGCTTTGGTTGGAGAGGCGGAATTAATGGTTTCAGGGAAAACAGAACCCAATTCAACGGTTGTCGTTGGCGAAAAACAGGTTCAAGCCAATGCTGAAGGTCAATTCCAATTTCAGGTTTCTTTTACCAATGGTGTTGCAGAATACCCTGTTGTTGCCTACTCTAGTCAGGGTAAGCCAATCTTTTCCATGGAGATGAAGTTTACTCAACAGAGCAATACAGCCGATGTTCCTGTCATTGGAAAAACGGTTATGCAATGGTCGTGA
- a CDS encoding DUF362 domain-containing protein yields the protein MSATVSLISASSYESPALEESIRQVLAPLGGIEAFVQPGAKVLLKPNFLTASRPTKECITRPEVTAAAAKLVKAAGGKPFIGDSPAFGSAYGVAKANGYLPLLEALEIPIVEFHGKRYETASETFNHLRLSKEAMSADVVINLPKVKSHSQLTLTLGVKNLFGCVPGKMKAWWHMEAGKDSHRFGEMLVETASAIAPNLTLIDGIIGHEGNGPSAGEPRFLGLLGASTDVFALDRALVEILRVNPQQVPTLTASMRQGVCPEINEINFPLETATALQVQDWKLSDQLYAIDFGAPRVLRSLFKHLYIRWIKEPMQAYSSR from the coding sequence ATGTCAGCAACAGTTAGCTTAATTTCTGCATCTTCCTACGAATCTCCAGCATTAGAAGAGTCGATTCGGCAAGTTTTAGCCCCTCTCGGCGGAATTGAAGCCTTTGTGCAACCAGGGGCAAAGGTTTTACTAAAGCCCAATTTTCTCACTGCCTCTCGTCCCACCAAAGAATGTATCACTCGCCCTGAAGTAACGGCTGCTGCGGCAAAATTGGTAAAAGCTGCGGGAGGAAAGCCTTTTATTGGCGATAGTCCAGCGTTTGGCAGTGCTTATGGGGTGGCGAAAGCAAACGGTTATTTACCCCTTTTAGAAGCATTAGAAATTCCAATCGTTGAATTTCATGGCAAACGCTACGAAACCGCAAGCGAAACCTTTAATCATCTACGCTTATCGAAAGAAGCCATGTCAGCAGATGTGGTGATTAATTTGCCAAAAGTGAAATCTCATAGTCAATTAACTTTGACTTTAGGGGTGAAAAATTTATTTGGTTGTGTGCCAGGAAAAATGAAGGCTTGGTGGCACATGGAAGCAGGGAAAGATAGTCATCGCTTCGGGGAGATGTTGGTAGAAACCGCCAGCGCGATCGCGCCCAATTTAACCCTGATTGATGGCATTATTGGACATGAAGGGAATGGCCCCAGTGCAGGAGAACCCCGCTTCTTGGGCTTGCTCGGGGCTTCTACAGACGTTTTTGCCTTAGACCGCGCCCTCGTTGAAATTCTGAGGGTCAATCCGCAACAAGTGCCGACCCTTACTGCATCTATGCGCCAAGGGGTTTGTCCTGAAATCAATGAAATCAACTTCCCTCTAGAAACAGCAACGGCTTTACAAGTTCAAGATTGGAAACTTTCTGATCAGCTTTATGCCATTGATTTTGGCGCACCGCGAGTCCTACGTTCTCTATTTAAGCATCTCTACATCCGTTGGATTAAAGAACCGATGCAAGCCTATTCTTCTCGTTAG
- a CDS encoding NAD(P)/FAD-dependent oxidoreductase, with amino-acid sequence MEEILYIEVPVSNPALVYHWLQKNWQVDTSCKKTTTQGLRLQFPNTSGELSVFLWSVQNTTYLKAFRWGNFPPAFARRLGQNLKNALQKAFPPAYPEPPKIDLSQESIFSALAEQYPKTVHFFQKIPNGESALTRAYWWEQRWRLEARNPQQPKTVVKRTTNETENSPDYDLIYVGGALGVISATLMAQRGYRVLLLERLPFGRMNREWNISRQEFQALIDLGLFTGDEFESLIAREYKDGFNKFFDGNNPPHLKGDVLYTPTVLNIALDSEKLLAMCGEKFIAAGGEIWDETEFVEAEVSNTAVTVHCQHLPSAKPKKAVGRLLIDAMGSASPIAWQLNGKRAFDSVCPTVGATVKSGFPEGVWDSDYGDVLNSHGDISRGRQLIWELFPAAEEELTIYLFHYHQVHPDNPGSLLEMYEDFFTILPEYRRCDMEQLQWKKATFGYIPGHFSVGDRDRAVAFDRLLALGDAASLQSPLVFTGFGSLVRNLDRLTTLLETALKHDLLEAKHLNQVRAYQSNVAVTWLFSKGMMVPTGKTLPPQRINAMLNTFFGLLANEPPAVADTFIKDRAGWLLFNRLALKAAWMNPALIRWIWEQAGAKDFFRWVGSYLSFTLDAIVGFLFRGWFPQWLEKNQSWLEKRFPALWLKGLSFSYSLTNGLGRLRPK; translated from the coding sequence ATGGAAGAAATCCTCTATATCGAAGTCCCTGTCAGCAATCCCGCCCTCGTCTATCATTGGTTGCAAAAAAATTGGCAAGTTGATACGAGTTGCAAAAAAACTACAACTCAAGGCTTAAGGCTACAGTTCCCGAACACATCTGGAGAATTGTCTGTTTTTCTCTGGTCAGTGCAAAACACTACTTATCTCAAAGCCTTTCGTTGGGGGAACTTTCCGCCAGCGTTTGCTCGCCGTTTAGGGCAGAACTTAAAAAACGCTCTCCAAAAAGCATTTCCCCCCGCCTATCCCGAACCCCCTAAGATTGACCTCTCTCAAGAGTCAATTTTTTCCGCACTTGCTGAACAATATCCAAAAACTGTCCATTTTTTCCAAAAAATACCCAATGGTGAATCGGCACTCACTCGCGCTTATTGGTGGGAACAACGGTGGCGGTTAGAAGCTCGTAATCCGCAACAACCGAAAACTGTCGTTAAACGAACAACGAATGAGACAGAAAACTCACCTGATTATGATTTAATCTATGTGGGCGGAGCATTAGGGGTGATCAGTGCTACACTCATGGCGCAACGGGGATATCGGGTGTTACTACTCGAACGTCTCCCCTTTGGACGCATGAACCGCGAGTGGAACATTTCACGCCAAGAGTTTCAAGCGTTGATTGATTTAGGACTATTCACGGGTGATGAGTTTGAAAGCCTCATTGCCAGAGAATACAAAGACGGGTTTAATAAGTTTTTTGATGGTAATAATCCCCCGCATCTGAAAGGGGATGTTTTATACACGCCAACGGTTTTAAATATTGCCCTCGACTCAGAAAAACTGTTAGCGATGTGTGGCGAAAAGTTTATCGCTGCTGGGGGTGAAATTTGGGATGAAACCGAGTTTGTGGAAGCAGAAGTGAGTAACACCGCCGTAACGGTTCATTGTCAGCATTTACCCAGTGCAAAGCCTAAAAAAGCGGTAGGACGGTTATTAATTGATGCGATGGGATCAGCGTCTCCGATTGCATGGCAACTGAATGGGAAGCGGGCGTTTGATAGTGTTTGTCCGACTGTAGGCGCAACCGTAAAAAGCGGTTTTCCTGAAGGGGTTTGGGATTCTGATTATGGGGATGTTTTAAACTCTCATGGGGATATTTCTCGCGGACGACAACTGATTTGGGAGTTATTCCCAGCTGCGGAAGAAGAACTGACCATTTATCTCTTCCATTATCATCAAGTGCATCCTGATAATCCTGGCTCTTTATTAGAAATGTATGAAGATTTCTTTACAATTTTGCCTGAATATCGTCGCTGCGACATGGAACAACTGCAATGGAAAAAGGCAACCTTTGGTTATATTCCAGGTCATTTTAGCGTTGGCGATCGCGATCGCGCGGTTGCTTTTGACCGTCTTCTCGCCCTCGGAGATGCAGCCTCGTTACAATCGCCTCTTGTTTTTACTGGGTTTGGTTCACTGGTGCGAAACTTAGATCGACTGACCACCTTGCTAGAAACGGCTCTCAAACATGATTTATTAGAAGCCAAACACCTGAACCAAGTTCGGGCTTATCAAAGCAATGTTGCTGTAACTTGGCTCTTTTCTAAAGGAATGATGGTCCCTACAGGGAAAACCCTTCCTCCCCAGCGCATTAACGCCATGTTGAATACTTTTTTTGGCTTACTCGCCAATGAACCCCCAGCAGTCGCAGATACCTTTATTAAAGATCGCGCAGGTTGGCTTTTATTCAATCGTCTCGCCTTAAAAGCAGCTTGGATGAATCCCGCTTTAATCCGTTGGATTTGGGAACAAGCAGGGGCAAAAGACTTTTTCCGTTGGGTGGGAAGCTATCTCAGCTTTACCCTTGACGCGATCGTTGGTTTCTTATTCCGAGGTTGGTTTCCGCAATGGCTGGAAAAAAATCAATCTTGGCTGGAAAAGCGATTTCCTGCGCTGTGGCTGAAAGGACTCAGTTTTAGCTACTCCTTAACGAATGGCTTAGGCAGATTGCGCCCCAAATAA
- a CDS encoding CO2 hydration protein has protein sequence MTTETQTKLPPSQHEFADIIHRLEAGGAMLPDTPENLMQIIGIYKAYAVPMDFYWRDLLYIAERVFLNPIPAFKYFLPQDYLDLENHYAGDNADLRVWRGRGTAHPELLEFMEKGETKNIPRLFHHLWHDRVNMEFAEACMKAMFWHGRDMGLGKFDQYLDSEEYRNNADRAIKAYFKNNPLMLGLYKLFPEMFLEKVREKSYYANLGLFWEVMAPVFFEMSDRYDEGTISTVPEAMNFLVNGIFAIAGRPIYHHVYIDGEMYEIIPKSKGFTWLYEAALPYVEAVFYRTAPFRGTKSYNAQAHEVPENQKDFHYGILYADVFPVGTAGIPPTLLMQDMLHFLPDYLQDYYRQHCRGEEDMLIQLGITFQRSMYCVTSAVIQALRQALLYPLDDPNPKHLQANRQFFESQLDRFKRPEARLRDIQRQDYR, from the coding sequence ATGACAACTGAAACGCAAACAAAACTGCCTCCCTCTCAACACGAATTTGCAGATATTATTCACCGCCTCGAAGCAGGTGGCGCAATGCTTCCTGATACCCCCGAAAACTTAATGCAAATTATCGGGATTTATAAGGCTTATGCTGTCCCCATGGACTTCTATTGGCGGGACTTACTCTATATTGCAGAACGAGTTTTTCTTAATCCCATTCCAGCTTTTAAATACTTCCTTCCTCAAGACTATCTCGATCTAGAAAATCATTATGCTGGCGATAATGCTGACTTAAGAGTTTGGCGCGGAAGAGGAACCGCCCATCCCGAACTTTTAGAATTTATGGAGAAGGGAGAAACGAAAAATATTCCCCGTCTCTTTCATCATTTATGGCACGATCGCGTCAATATGGAATTTGCGGAAGCCTGCATGAAAGCCATGTTTTGGCATGGTCGCGATATGGGCTTAGGGAAGTTTGATCAGTATCTTGACAGCGAAGAATATCGGAATAATGCCGATCGCGCGATCAAAGCCTACTTTAAAAACAATCCTTTGATGTTGGGCTTATATAAACTCTTCCCTGAAATGTTCCTCGAAAAAGTGCGAGAAAAGTCTTATTACGCCAATCTCGGACTCTTTTGGGAAGTCATGGCACCTGTTTTCTTTGAAATGTCGGATCGCTATGATGAAGGCACGATCAGCACGGTTCCTGAAGCGATGAACTTCTTAGTGAATGGCATTTTTGCCATTGCAGGTCGCCCCATCTATCATCACGTTTATATTGATGGGGAAATGTATGAAATCATCCCCAAAAGTAAAGGCTTTACTTGGCTCTATGAAGCAGCGTTACCCTATGTGGAAGCGGTTTTTTATCGCACTGCGCCTTTCCGAGGGACAAAATCTTATAACGCCCAAGCCCATGAAGTCCCCGAAAATCAAAAAGACTTCCATTATGGGATTCTTTACGCCGATGTCTTCCCTGTGGGAACGGCTGGCATTCCGCCAACACTGCTGATGCAAGATATGTTGCATTTCCTTCCCGACTATTTGCAAGACTATTATCGTCAACATTGTCGCGGGGAAGAAGATATGTTGATTCAGTTGGGGATTACTTTCCAACGGTCGATGTATTGTGTGACTTCTGCGGTGATTCAAGCGTTACGTCAAGCGTTGCTATATCCTCTTGATGATCCCAACCCGAAACATCTACAAGCCAACCGCCAATTTTTTGAATCGCAGCTTGATCGCTTCAAACGTCCAGAAGCCCGACTGCGAGATATTCAGCGTCAAGATTATCGCTAA
- a CDS encoding NADH-quinone oxidoreductase subunit M, which yields MLSALLIIPIVGVLIISLLPRKITGDRLRQVALAIALVPFVWTIYLFLQFDLNTGGFQFSEFLPWLETIGLNYHLSIDGISLPLVCLNSFLSAIAIFSTSSQIERPRLYYSLVLLVNFGVAGALMAQNLLLFFLFYEVELIPFYLLISIWGGEKRGYAATKFILYTAVSGLLIVAAFLGLAFLNQTGNFEYENITTSGLSIKTQLVLLTLILVGFAMKTPLVPLHTWQPDAYVEASPPIAILLGGILAKLGTYGIIRFGLQLFPETWNLTAPGLAIIGVISVIYGALTAIAQADIKRMVAYSSIGHMGYILVASAAGTSLSVLGAVAQMVSHGLILALLFQLIGTVEQKVGTRDRAVLNGLMNPIRGLPLTSGLLIAAGMASAGIPGLVGFVAEYIVFQGSFSRFPIETILCIIASGLTAVYFVILLNRTCFGKLDNNISYYPRVLWSERLPALILTAVIFAFGIQPNWLVHWIEPTTTDVVSLLSPQIPDTYSSAIASSENSQQQTFYSDQ from the coding sequence ATGCTGAGTGCTTTATTGATTATTCCGATTGTCGGAGTTTTAATCATTAGTTTATTACCAAGGAAGATAACGGGTGATCGCTTGCGTCAAGTTGCCTTAGCGATCGCGCTTGTGCCTTTTGTTTGGACAATTTATTTATTTTTGCAGTTTGATCTCAATACAGGTGGCTTTCAGTTTTCTGAGTTTTTGCCTTGGTTAGAAACAATCGGTTTGAATTATCATCTTAGTATAGATGGAATTTCGCTACCGTTGGTTTGTCTTAATAGTTTCTTAAGCGCGATCGCGATTTTTAGTACGAGTTCTCAAATTGAACGTCCTCGTCTTTATTACAGTCTTGTGTTGTTAGTGAACTTTGGCGTTGCTGGGGCGTTAATGGCACAGAATTTACTGCTATTTTTCCTCTTTTACGAAGTGGAGTTAATTCCGTTTTATCTCTTGATTAGTATTTGGGGCGGTGAAAAACGAGGCTATGCAGCGACCAAGTTTATTCTCTATACAGCAGTGTCTGGTTTACTAATTGTGGCTGCGTTTTTAGGATTAGCATTTCTCAATCAAACGGGTAATTTTGAATACGAAAATATTACAACATCGGGTTTATCCATTAAAACGCAACTTGTCTTACTGACGTTAATTTTAGTGGGATTTGCGATGAAAACGCCCTTAGTTCCCCTCCATACTTGGCAACCCGATGCCTATGTGGAAGCCTCCCCGCCCATTGCGATTTTATTAGGAGGAATTCTCGCGAAATTAGGGACTTATGGCATTATTCGCTTTGGCTTACAACTATTCCCAGAAACTTGGAATTTAACGGCCCCTGGGTTAGCAATTATTGGGGTAATTAGTGTCATTTATGGAGCTCTAACCGCGATCGCGCAAGCAGATATTAAACGGATGGTTGCTTATAGTTCTATTGGTCACATGGGCTATATTTTAGTCGCCTCTGCTGCGGGCACGTCTTTGAGTGTGTTAGGTGCAGTAGCGCAAATGGTCAGTCACGGTTTAATTCTTGCCCTCTTATTCCAACTCATTGGTACGGTTGAACAAAAAGTGGGAACGCGCGATCGCGCAGTTTTAAATGGTTTAATGAACCCAATTCGCGGTTTACCCCTCACCAGTGGCTTACTGATTGCAGCAGGAATGGCAAGTGCAGGAATTCCTGGATTAGTGGGATTTGTTGCGGAATATATTGTATTTCAAGGTAGTTTTTCCCGCTTCCCAATCGAAACAATTTTGTGCATTATTGCTTCGGGATTAACAGCAGTTTATTTTGTCATTCTTTTGAATCGGACTTGCTTCGGAAAATTGGATAATAATATATCTTATTATCCGAGAGTCTTATGGTCAGAACGATTGCCTGCCCTAATTTTAACCGCAGTTATTTTTGCATTTGGGATTCAACCAAACTGGTTAGTCCATTGGATTGAACCAACAACAACGGATGTGGTTTCTTTACTGTCTCCTCAGATTCCAGATACTTATTCCAGCGCGATCGCATCTTCTGAAAATTCTCAACAACAAACCTTTTACAGTGACCAGTAA
- a CDS encoding NAD(P)H-quinone oxidoreductase subunit F: MSNVLNTIWLIPCYPLLGMGLSIFWSPGLSRRTGPRPAGYLNAFMTFLALLHSILAFAAIQNQSPEYFSVSWLDAASLQIDFEWSVSLTKTVALIVVTGLNLFAQIYAVAYLEMDWGWARFYSLLALFEAGICTLILTNSLFFSYVMLEILTLGTYLIIGYWFNQSLVVTGARDAFLTKRVGDLFLLMGVVALYPLAGTWNYQELTIWAETADLSPTAATLLSLALVAGPVGKCAQFPLHLWLDEAMEGPLPATILRNAVVVCTGAWLLILVQPIIAISPIGVTTTITIGAITAIGGSLIAIAQTDIKRILSYAVSAYLGLVFIAVGVGETQIALTLLLTYSIAMALLVMAIGNIVLSNVTQDVTLLGGLWSRRPITGLSYLVGVAAFTAVPPLGSFWTLFSLTDHLWTTQPWLAGVVLTVNGLTAFSLLRLFCLVFAGETKPMTVRSPEELWLMVLPTTVGAGFALHLPLFMANWELLPQTDNINSIPVFALMASSLVGIVSAVLVYGNNRPKLAFIPQAIKDFFAYDCYTVKAYQVTIVFVVNIVSRIIAWFDKYIVDGFVNLIGIVTMLSGQGLKYNNSGVAQFYMLSIIAGVALFGIILCFPFLV, from the coding sequence ATGAGTAATGTTCTCAATACGATCTGGTTGATTCCTTGCTATCCCTTACTTGGCATGGGATTAAGCATTTTTTGGTCTCCAGGCCTTTCCCGCCGAACAGGACCGAGACCTGCGGGATATCTCAACGCCTTTATGACTTTCTTGGCGTTATTACATAGTATCTTGGCGTTTGCAGCAATTCAAAATCAGTCCCCTGAATACTTTAGTGTCAGTTGGCTAGATGCTGCAAGTTTACAAATTGACTTTGAATGGTCAGTTTCCTTGACCAAAACCGTCGCCCTGATTGTGGTTACAGGTTTAAACCTCTTTGCCCAAATTTATGCCGTCGCCTACTTAGAAATGGATTGGGGATGGGCGCGGTTTTATTCCTTGCTTGCTCTGTTTGAAGCGGGAATTTGTACGCTGATCCTCACCAATTCTCTATTTTTCAGCTACGTAATGCTGGAAATCCTCACCTTAGGCACTTATCTGATTATTGGTTATTGGTTTAACCAATCTTTGGTGGTTACAGGGGCGCGAGATGCCTTCCTGACGAAGCGGGTGGGTGACTTATTCCTATTGATGGGAGTGGTTGCGTTATATCCCCTTGCAGGAACCTGGAATTATCAAGAGTTGACGATTTGGGCAGAAACTGCGGATTTAAGCCCAACCGCAGCAACCTTACTGAGTTTAGCACTGGTTGCCGGTCCTGTGGGGAAGTGTGCTCAATTTCCCCTGCATTTATGGCTCGATGAAGCCATGGAAGGGCCCCTACCAGCGACAATTTTACGGAATGCAGTGGTTGTTTGTACGGGAGCATGGCTTTTAATTCTGGTACAGCCGATTATTGCTATTTCTCCCATTGGAGTCACCACAACCATTACCATTGGTGCGATTACGGCGATTGGTGGCAGTTTAATCGCGATCGCGCAAACCGATATTAAACGCATTTTATCCTATGCCGTTAGTGCGTATCTCGGCTTAGTCTTTATTGCAGTGGGGGTGGGAGAAACTCAAATCGCATTAACTTTGCTTCTCACTTACTCCATCGCAATGGCGTTATTAGTGATGGCAATTGGTAATATTGTCCTTAGTAACGTCACTCAAGATGTAACCCTTCTTGGGGGGTTATGGTCTCGTCGCCCGATTACAGGGTTATCTTATTTAGTTGGTGTGGCTGCGTTTACGGCTGTCCCTCCTCTCGGTAGCTTTTGGACGCTATTTTCCCTAACCGATCATTTATGGACAACGCAACCTTGGTTAGCGGGTGTGGTGTTAACCGTTAATGGCTTAACTGCCTTTAGTTTATTACGACTCTTCTGTTTAGTTTTTGCAGGAGAAACCAAACCGATGACCGTGCGCTCTCCTGAAGAGTTATGGTTAATGGTTTTACCGACAACTGTTGGAGCGGGTTTTGCCTTACATTTACCCCTATTTATGGCAAATTGGGAACTGCTTCCGCAAACAGATAATATTAATTCCATTCCTGTTTTTGCGTTAATGGCTTCTAGTTTAGTGGGCATTGTTAGCGCAGTTTTAGTCTATGGCAATAATCGACCAAAACTGGCGTTTATTCCCCAAGCCATTAAAGATTTCTTTGCTTATGATTGCTACACGGTGAAAGCCTATCAAGTCACGATTGTTTTTGTGGTAAATATTGTTTCCAGAATTATTGCTTGGTTTGATAAATATATTGTGGATGGGTTTGTTAATTTAATTGGCATCGTCACCATGTTGAGCGGTCAGGGATTAAAGTATAATAATTCTGGTGTTGCTCAGTTTTATATGCTTTCCATTATTGCGGGTGTGGCATTGTTTGGAATTATTTTGTGTTTTCCCTTTTTGGTTTAG
- a CDS encoding LysR family transcriptional regulator: MKNATLHQLRVFVVAAKHLSFTKAAEELFLTQPTVSMQMKQLTKAVGLPLFEQIGKRLYLTQAGEILYESCQRIFSELGEFESAIANMKGLKQGQLNLSAVSTTKYFLPRIIGPFCQKYPGVELSLRFTNHERILQYLTDNQDDFYILSQLPSTVDVTAHRILENPLVAIAPANHPLAKESKIPFERLAEEPFIMREPGSGTRQALEELFHKHDLELKVRLELGSNEAIKQAILGGLGISVLSQHTLTLEKDTGLFAILDVEHLPIQRNWYAIYPAGKQPSVVARTFLDYLEADHQLSVTS; encoded by the coding sequence ATGAAAAACGCGACTCTCCATCAACTCCGCGTCTTTGTGGTTGCAGCCAAACACTTGAGTTTTACAAAAGCTGCAGAAGAGTTATTTTTGACGCAACCGACCGTGTCGATGCAGATGAAGCAACTGACGAAAGCCGTCGGACTGCCTTTATTTGAACAGATTGGGAAACGGTTGTATTTAACCCAAGCGGGAGAAATTTTGTATGAGAGTTGTCAGCGCATTTTTAGCGAGTTAGGGGAATTTGAAAGCGCGATCGCGAACATGAAAGGGTTGAAACAAGGACAACTCAATCTTAGCGCCGTTTCCACCACCAAATACTTTTTACCGCGCATTATTGGCCCGTTTTGCCAAAAGTATCCAGGCGTTGAACTCTCGTTACGCTTCACCAACCATGAACGTATTCTACAATATCTCACCGATAATCAAGATGATTTTTATATTCTCAGTCAGCTTCCTTCCACCGTTGATGTGACTGCCCATCGTATCTTAGAAAATCCTCTGGTCGCGATCGCGCCTGCCAATCATCCCCTCGCCAAAGAAAGCAAGATTCCCTTTGAACGTCTCGCCGAAGAGCCCTTTATCATGCGTGAACCGGGTTCTGGAACCCGCCAAGCCCTCGAAGAACTTTTTCACAAACACGATCTGGAGTTGAAAGTGCGCTTAGAATTAGGGAGTAACGAAGCGATTAAGCAAGCGATTTTAGGGGGATTAGGGATTTCTGTGTTATCCCAACATACCCTCACCCTCGAAAAAGATACGGGCTTATTTGCCATTTTAGATGTGGAACATTTACCGATTCAACGCAATTGGTATGCTATCTATCCTGCAGGAAAACAACCTTCTGTTGTCGCTCGAACATTTTTAGACTACCTCGAAGCCGATCATCAGCTATCCGTGACCAGCTAG
- a CDS encoding HpsJ family protein encodes MMKINRFFRNLLPAQTKGKSNQPRRRLFWHRFPSLNLPRIRLPELRPLELPRFRLPELPPLELKLPSLSQPFANLFFLIEDRQGFFILLNWLGYILVLASALDYFLIIYPPKLTNPEWELQAIKSLVSNSWFFLLGLILVFLPTRIYIRRLEVNFLIFLRSLTLCLGIFYILLIPLGVINTYRINTDTFAEISSEKIERQQQLDRLENAVRTQQIDPNQLQRVGEALGLQENPNSENIKRALIQEIEAQKQQVQERATKQKEERFRKLFRQSVRTHFGALLISVFLIRLWWETHWVKALKEQPTDTW; translated from the coding sequence ATGATGAAGATTAACCGTTTTTTTCGTAACCTCTTGCCCGCTCAAACTAAAGGTAAATCGAATCAGCCTCGCCGTCGGCTGTTTTGGCATCGTTTCCCTTCCCTCAATTTACCACGCATTAGGCTTCCAGAACTTCGTCCTCTAGAACTGCCAAGATTTAGGCTTCCAGAGCTTCCTCCTCTAGAGTTGAAACTTCCTTCTCTGAGTCAACCTTTTGCCAATCTTTTTTTTCTGATTGAAGATCGCCAAGGGTTTTTTATTCTCCTGAACTGGTTAGGATATATTTTAGTTTTAGCTTCTGCCCTTGATTATTTTCTCATTATTTACCCACCGAAATTGACTAATCCCGAGTGGGAATTGCAAGCCATTAAAAGTTTGGTTAGTAATTCCTGGTTTTTTTTACTGGGATTGATTCTTGTGTTTTTACCAACCCGTATCTATATCCGTCGCTTAGAAGTCAATTTTTTAATTTTCTTAAGATCACTTACCCTCTGTTTGGGAATTTTCTATATTTTGCTGATTCCTTTAGGAGTGATCAATACCTACCGCATTAATACTGATACATTTGCTGAAATTTCTAGCGAAAAAATAGAGCGACAACAACAACTGGATCGTCTAGAAAATGCGGTGAGGACACAACAGATTGATCCCAACCAACTGCAACGAGTAGGGGAAGCTCTTGGTCTTCAAGAAAATCCTAATTCTGAAAATATAAAAAGAGCTTTAATTCAAGAAATAGAAGCACAGAAACAACAAGTTCAAGAACGAGCAACCAAACAAAAAGAGGAACGTTTCCGAAAGTTATTCCGCCAAAGTGTTCGTACTCATTTCGGGGCATTACTGATCAGCGTTTTTTTAATTCGTCTGTGGTGGGAAACCCATTGGGTCAAGGCCCTAAAAGAGCAACCCACTGATACTTGGTAA